DNA from Magnolia sinica isolate HGM2019 chromosome 19, MsV1, whole genome shotgun sequence:
TTGCATCTCAACCGCCCAAATCGTTGCCCCTTACAGATGGGGCATGCCCTCGGAAGAAAGAATTGGATTAATTGTATGATACTTACCTCTGATTAGTGGGCATTTGCTCATTGAATTTGCAGTGGACATGGGATCGTCTCATTTGCTCATTGAATTTGCAGTGGACATGGGATCGTCTGCTTAGTGTGATTTTGGGCAATGATGACCCATCTGCAGTGGGCCCCCCATGATTTAGACAGTTTGGATTGAggtacatgtatgccatgtgtacagtgaGCATACTTTTGCTAAGAGTATaagttgatatatatgtttccttcgtatatttttttcttttcagaatCTTTTTCACTTCAACACATGCTTTTGATCATTTTCATTCTTTGCTCTGCTATAGGACATTGAAGTCTCTGGAGACATTAAGAAATTCGATGTTCCTAGTTATGCTGTAAGTTCCTTCCCATATTTGTGggcactgtttttttttttttttttaaaaaaaaaaaactttttggcCTAGTGATAAATATATCTTGTTAGAGATGGATGTGTAGGATATTGTCATTTGTTTGATTTGATTCATTTCTCCGTATAAATGACAATTGTTATTTGTTATTTGTTTACCAATACAATGGAATGTTATTGTTCAAGAAGCAAGATTTAATACATAATAGGGATCAATATTTTTTTTAAGCTGAGGTTTTCTAGAGAGACTTGTCCAAGGCTCTTTGGAGAGGGAGGCTCATTTGTCTCAAGCAACTTCACCATACACATGGCAggcatactctttttttttttttgggaacaaacaactacaaatttGTTCACCCAAAATAAGCACCAAGCAGAAATACAAAGCTGAAACAGGAAAACAACCAAACAAGACTAATAGAGAAAACCCAGACTTCCTGGTTAAATGAACTGTTTAACCATAGGAAGCCATGATGGCCTTTACCCCACGTTACTGAGCCATTCATTCCATGATCGAGATTCTGGCATGCAATCTGAACCATAGCCCAAATATCCTGTTGATTCGACAAATCCTAACCATACAATTGGTTCAATTTTTGCCTCATATTCCTGAACTCTCTTTACTGCTAATTTGCAGGCCACTAATGCAACTACTATACAATAATTTTTCTGTATTTTTTATGCAACCTTGTCAACTTCGCAGGCCTCTGTGGGCATTGGCTGTTCCTTTGTTTATAGATGCAATCTTTCTTATTAAGGGTCATTCTCATGGCACGTATTCTGTTGATTGCTTGTGTGGTACAAACCTAAATTGAGTTGTGGTGCAATTTGTGGTGCATTGATTCACCATTGCGACAAATTCTTCACACATTAGCAACCCAACCTCGAGAGGacccgacccaaattccaacACAAGGTGCCCAACCCGAACCGAACCTGAAGTCCTCTATACTAGACCCAACCTGTCCAGACCTGCCCAACTTGGCCCGAATACATaagattattcccaacctgacctaGTCCAACCTGAATTTGcttaacccaaacccaacctaattcaaattgggttggtgATTTTCAACCCGAACCAaacccaaggaccttgacaacccgacCCAAACTCAGGTTGGGTTAGTCAGCTTCTGGTCAACTTAAACCCAAGCTGCGGCCCTATCGCAAAGTTCAGGAATTCTTGACCAGAAAATTTCCATGCAATTCAGAGCTTGCCAAACATGATGATAATAATCCTTGCCTGAGAAAATTTTAACAAGAGGCCTGGAGCAAGACTTGAGGCATGTTTGAAGTAAGGCAAATCGATGAAATGAATGAATCCAGACTGCAGACCTTGCACACTGAGGCCACTGATTGAAGACTTGATGCTTAATGAATAATGAACTAAACGAATTTTATCCACTGAAAATCTGCCAAACTACAAAATGCAAACTGGAGATGAACCAATCCTATTTGTGGCATTAATTTATgcatttgtcttttttttttttttttttcgttttttatgGGGTGTGCTCCTGTAGTACTGGTACCACTGTAAGGTACAATAAGTCAGAATTATGGGGTGTGCTCCTGTAGTACTGGTACCACTGTAAGGTACAATAAGTCAGAATTATGGGGTGTGCTCCTGTAGTACTGGTACCACCGTAAGCTACAGTGACACTGGGCAgaagtgggtcctacatgatgtattcacgacatccaacctgtccatcggAGCTGTCACCGCTGGGTACCCccggggcccaaaaatcagcccacacggaaactcaagtgggctgcaacacagggaacaagttgagaggggatgtccacccttgatttgcatggggcagtaatggccgttatggggcgtaacggccattacggctcCTGTGACGGTTGATTTGAGCCAAAAACTGGGGGGTCACCGTTTCGACCCCTGTATCGCATAATGGACTTGGCCGTTACTGTTACGTATTAGGTATTATGGTCGATATGTAACTGATTTGGTACACCttgcatgtgggccacaccacaggaaacagtggtgattgagcgcccaccattaaaaacttcttgggggtgacaaaagtttcggatgaagctaatatttgtgttttcccttcaaccaggtaTGTgtcacctaatcaacaggtttgatggcaaataaacattatagtgggccttaggaagtttttaatggtaggcattgagtcaccattgttttcttgtggtgtggtccacttgcaatttggatctgcctcattttagggttcaccctaaaataatatgaaaaaatagatggacagcatagacaaaacaaatacatcatggtggggcccacaaagcgcCGTCCAGTAGCCACCATGCTACTGGTAGCGTCAATAGTCAATCTGCATCCCATTTTTCGAGCATTCCTCGGGCTCGGGCCCTATATGAGGATTCCGGGCTGGACTATTTGGGCCCATCACAGACCTGGGTCGGATTTGGGCTTAGGCTAAATAATGTGGGCGGGGTGTGGACAGAGCTTGGCCCGGCCCATTTACACCCCTAACTGTAAGTTTATGGTGTTAGTGCCTAGTGGTAGCACTGGAGCACACCTCTCATATCATTTGGTTGGTAGGTCTTTAATGCTTCGTTGAAACAGATCATCATAATCCTCCCTTTGAAATGTTGAACTCTTAAAACCATTACTAATCCATTTGAATCAGGTGGAGAGTGGATATCTTGGGATGCTGATTCTCAATCTTTGTGAGATGAGATGTTAATACAAGTGATGAATGATGAAATTTTGCTTTGATATTATTCAGCTATCATCTACTTTTGTTTCTAAACTTTAAGTTCTTATActgataaaattttattttattttattttatttttaaatcgcAAACATTACATTGTGATTTTGCAGtttatgaaattaaatttagcaagtgacacatgctttaaaaaaaaaaaaaaaaaatttaaattttttaatctATGCTTATTTTCTTGGACATGCAAATGCTGGTTTCTGAGGGCATGATAAAATTGAAGGTTTCTTCATTTTTAGCTTATTTTGTTGGATGTTTTTCTGTTTATATATTTCATCTCTTTGCAGCTTTATCCTTGGTGTTTTTAACTTCTATGTCTTAATGTCATACTAGATTTTAAATACTGCCAAAGGCATGATAACTGTGGAACTTAATAAGGAAGCGTCTCCTGAGATTGTGGATAAATTCATTGACTTGTGGTGAGTATTTAACTTACGAATGCCACTTGATATTTGTAGCTTTCAATTCCCTCACATCCTTTTCTTAAAGTAGATTCCCCTTGTGCACATGGAAAAACTTATAATCATGGGATCTTTTTATTAGTTAAAACATATTGCCACTTGTCAAACTAGTCTTTTTGCATTGCTTACTATTCTCCGCATGTTTTGTTTCAGCAGGTCAGTCTGGCTTGTTGGGATTTTGTGCTTGGGCTTTCATTGGCCAGGCTTTGGGTAGGCTCGCGGCCTGGGCTAGGATCTGATTGTCAGTCCCAAAGAATAAACAGTTGGGGCTTGAGCAGACCATTTACTGTGACCAGCCCATTGACTTCTCTAGCTTTTGTGTCCtcaaaacaactttttttttttttttggtaattagcTGAAAACAAGATTCTGTTGATCAAATAAGGCTACCAAAATGTTGTCAACCTCTTGTCTTTTTCCCTTCCGAAACGGCACAACAGTCTGAAACGGCACAACAGCACCTGATCAAttctttcttcttgttcttcttcttttttctttttttttttgctggtaTGGGTACTGGAGTGTACTGGTCTCTATTCTAGCTTGTTTCTGTCCATGTTGGCCATGTCTTATCTGTTTTGGCTAGATTATTCTCACCAACCTTttattttaacatttttttttttccagatattTTGTCAGGTACTTTTTAATGCCTCTCTTGGCATTTTAGTCATGAAATTCATCCACTCAAATGGGAGCATTAAAATATGCCAGAGCCCTCTCTTTAGGGAAATGGGTTGTCctattttttctgtttttaatatattttttaaccTGCGTTTTCTGAAACTGAATGTCGGTCCATAAtgaccaaaagaaagaaagaaaagaaaatagaaaatgccCATATAAATGGAATGACAACTATGATTTGAACACATGATTTTGCCAGCATCCAAGTGTCCAAACTTTGTTGATGTCTTTCTTGGCTGTATGTGGTAGTGTGTTTGCCTATGTGCACCTGTGtgttgtgtgtgcatgcatgcatgcgcgTCATGCATTCACACGCAGGTGTTCTGAATGTTGATTTATGTTGTGATCTATAATTGTGTTGCTAGGAAGATTTCTACTCTGTAATGAAACATTAAAGTAAGAAAAATCATAGAAATATTGAACTTACATCTCAACAGTTTTCTGTGTAAGTTTGAAATAGAAGTTTGTTGATCAACATGCATGTAGATCTCAGCCCCTCTACATATTGCCACTTATGTTGAACATCTGACTGTCGATCCTGGGGGCCTACCATGTAGATGCCCTggccggtccactcatcaggtggaccagtGTATGAAAAAAATATCCACAGCTATTAAAAGTTGTGGCCTGCCAGTGGAGTGTGTGCTGacaatgggtgtgtactaacaagctaactgaaaaaaagaaagaaaaaaagttggCCTGCCTGACGAGTTTACCAGCCTGGTTTTGGGCACAGGCATCaacaatatggggcccacctgatgagaaaGCTCGAGTCCCACACATGCCGTATTGTACATGGTGGTGCGTAAAGGTGGTGGGATGGGTGCATAGCTACGTTCCTCCATGAATATACAATGAAAGTAAGGGTGACAATGGGGCCGGGCAGCCCACCCAACCTGGCTTTAGGCTGGCTTGGACCATTTAGCTTGGCCAGCTGGgcttgggcctcacatgcatggccTGATCAAATTTTGGGTCGGGCTTgatctcaagtcattttagcctgacccatcccaacccaacccaactttatACATTTTGTTATATCCCTCATGTATGCCATTCCAAACCCCGGTTAGGCAATCCATACATCTTGAATGTTGACTGTTGGTTTCATTCtctaaaatgtctatttcttcgtgcatttgtggcccacttgatcgatggatagattaggaacattcaagtgggtaatagggattttatcaattttcaggccGGGTCGGGTCGGGCCGGGCCTGTGCCCAACCCAAGGGTGCATGCAAATCAATCAgggtgggtgtagatatcaatGCGGTTCCCTTTTCCTCTACATGGCTGTAATCTTCAATTTTCTTGAAGAACCCAACTGACAGCACACTGTTTTCGCAGTCAAAAGGGATACTTCAAGGGGATGCCATTTCATTTTGTGATAAAGAACTATGTAATTCAAGGAGGCGATCTTCATGGGCTTGGATCTGCAGAAGACTGGATATTGAAAGGAAAACCCCACAGTGAACTGGCGATAAGGTTGCTTGCTTGtcttttcatattattttttGATTTCCACGTTCACTTGTAGTACAGTCAAAACTACTATGAAAAGTGATCCACACAATACAAGTGGGAATGTGTTTGGTGATGGGGATGGTTGATCTGGtagctctggtgggccaccacgtggatgtgacatcacataaaaaaatatatattcagTGATTTGACAATCccaaaaatatgatttttctgaGATTTATTTGAAtgcggggttttttttttcccattgatGTTAACCTTATCAGACTTCTGCCATAATCAGATAGCCTTGATGAAATTTTGGGTTATTGTCCATCCAGATGATGGCACAAATGGAAATCAACATTCCTAACCACCATACACAAGCTCCACATTACAGTGGAGGTATTTTGGTGCTCATTTCATGGCACCTGTGCAATGCCAACAATTCTAAATGGTTGATATTTGGTTGTACTTGTTTGCTGATATCTTTACTCTTCTTTATTATATATCCAGCCCAAAACATGAGGCATTTATGCTTGGAACTTCAAAGGCTAGGGGGGATGGCAAAGCATTCGACATCTTCATTACAACTGCACCGATTCCAGATTTGAACGATAAGATTACTGTGTTTGGGCGGGTCATCAAGGGGGAGGATGTTGTTCAGGTAATAAGAAAatggtgaatgcatgtggtttttttttttttgcaaataacTGCCTAAATAATTAGGATGTTTGCAAGTGCCTACATAAAAATAATACGTTTGCAAATAACCACATCATTAATTCATGGTTTTTGCAAATTCTCACTTTCCTTTAGTTTTTTCTAACGGATGTTAGCTTTTTGagcatattt
Protein-coding regions in this window:
- the LOC131234398 gene encoding peptidyl-prolyl cis-trans isomerase CYP21-4, with the protein product MGRIKPQTLLLQSKKKKGPTRISITTIIICNLVVVLVVFSLVATYRYWSPRSTNLAGDALLKFEDIEVSGDIKKFDVPSYAILNTAKGMITVELNKEASPEIVDKFIDLCQKGYFKGMPFHFVIKNYVIQGGDLHGLGSAEDWILKGKPHSELAISPKHEAFMLGTSKARGDGKAFDIFITTAPIPDLNDKITVFGRVIKGEDVVQEIEEVDTDEHYRPKSPIGIISVTLK